A genomic segment from Mesotoga sp. BH458_6_3_2_1 encodes:
- a CDS encoding alkyl/aryl-sulfatase, translating to MRDRLRTLMLIFLLLFAFVFAYSFETGPLNLNNSQKEATDKTAEINRSYYSILDFDDESEYEFATRGLIVAPEILELKDSSGKVVWSQAAYGFVDEFETIPDTANPSLWRDTVLNHCYGLFEVCEGIYQVRGYDLTNLTLIETECGGWIIFDPLMSLECSEAAMRLVEENLGKRPILAIVMSHPHVDHFGGIKGVIQEEEVADRALSIEDQISSGKISIIVPEGFTEHAVSENLFAGTAMARRAAYQYGVLLEKSERDSLAMGIGLGQSTGTLTFILPTHEVRKTGEKIVIDGVEMIFQMTPGTEAPTEMNTYFPQLKALWLAENCTGTLHNLYTLRGAEVRDGNTWAKYILEAITLFGSETEVTFQSHNWPHWGNDVVIKYMEDTAAVYKFIHDQTLMYINLGYTSDEISNMIHLPEYFGKVWYTRQYYGTVAHNAKAVYQKYMGWYDANPVHLNPLDPSERARKFVEYLGDTERVLEMAYKDFLAGEYQWVAEITNILVYADPQNMAARYLCADALEQLGYQSESGTWRNAYLTAALELRIGNLKDESKLAKGSADILANLTVEMLLDYMGMLIDANEAEDIDITFNLVLTDSDERYFVHLFHGVLLYYKDQTRETSDATLTCPKIGLLTLISRNEAQQKQLIKVDGNEDILMKLTQAMVTMDRTFNIVEP from the coding sequence ATGAGGGACAGACTCAGAACTCTTATGTTGATTTTTCTATTGTTATTCGCGTTTGTGTTTGCGTACTCCTTTGAAACTGGTCCCTTGAACTTGAATAACTCGCAAAAAGAGGCAACCGATAAAACCGCAGAAATAAACCGCAGTTACTACTCGATTCTCGATTTCGATGACGAATCAGAATATGAATTTGCAACAAGGGGCCTAATCGTGGCGCCAGAAATTCTGGAATTGAAAGATAGCAGTGGGAAGGTTGTCTGGAGCCAGGCGGCATACGGGTTTGTCGATGAATTCGAGACAATACCAGACACAGCGAATCCCAGTCTTTGGAGAGACACTGTTTTGAACCACTGTTATGGGCTTTTTGAGGTCTGTGAAGGCATCTACCAGGTACGCGGTTACGATCTTACCAATCTCACGCTGATCGAAACGGAATGTGGCGGCTGGATAATCTTCGATCCCTTGATGAGTCTCGAGTGTTCTGAAGCAGCCATGAGACTTGTTGAAGAAAATCTCGGCAAGCGTCCCATACTGGCCATTGTAATGAGTCACCCTCACGTAGATCACTTCGGAGGGATAAAAGGAGTCATACAGGAAGAAGAGGTTGCAGATAGAGCTCTCTCAATAGAAGATCAGATCTCCTCTGGGAAAATTTCCATTATCGTTCCTGAAGGCTTTACTGAGCACGCCGTGAGCGAAAACCTTTTCGCTGGAACCGCCATGGCGAGACGTGCTGCTTACCAGTACGGTGTGCTTCTTGAAAAAAGTGAAAGGGATTCGCTGGCTATGGGAATTGGCCTTGGCCAATCAACGGGTACACTGACCTTCATTTTGCCCACCCATGAAGTTAGAAAAACCGGTGAGAAGATAGTAATCGACGGTGTTGAGATGATATTCCAGATGACTCCGGGAACAGAAGCCCCCACGGAAATGAACACATATTTTCCGCAACTCAAAGCCCTGTGGCTGGCAGAAAACTGCACCGGAACACTTCATAACCTCTATACACTGCGTGGCGCAGAGGTGCGTGACGGCAACACCTGGGCCAAGTACATTCTCGAAGCAATCACTCTATTCGGTTCAGAAACGGAAGTGACCTTTCAGTCACACAACTGGCCTCACTGGGGGAATGACGTTGTTATCAAATACATGGAAGACACTGCCGCCGTTTACAAGTTCATTCATGACCAGACGCTAATGTATATAAATCTTGGCTACACTTCCGATGAAATATCCAATATGATACACTTGCCGGAATACTTTGGAAAAGTTTGGTACACGCGGCAATATTACGGCACTGTCGCACACAACGCCAAGGCAGTTTACCAGAAGTATATGGGCTGGTACGATGCCAATCCCGTACATCTGAATCCACTAGATCCATCGGAAAGAGCCAGGAAGTTTGTCGAATATCTTGGCGATACCGAAAGGGTTCTTGAGATGGCTTACAAGGATTTTCTGGCCGGAGAATACCAGTGGGTCGCCGAGATCACGAATATCCTTGTCTACGCAGATCCGCAGAACATGGCCGCCCGTTATCTCTGTGCGGACGCTCTCGAACAACTTGGATACCAGTCAGAGTCGGGAACATGGAGAAATGCCTACCTTACTGCCGCTCTGGAGTTGCGAATAGGAAATCTTAAGGATGAATCAAAGCTCGCAAAAGGGAGTGCTGACATTCTTGCCAACTTGACAGTGGAAATGCTGCTTGATTACATGGGAATGCTTATCGATGCTAATGAAGCAGAGGATATTGATATCACTTTCAATCTAGTTTTGACCGATTCAGATGAGAGGTACTTCGTCCACCTATTCCACGGTGTATTGCTCTACTACAAAGATCAGACTCGCGAGACCTCAGATGCAACGTTGACTTGCCCTAAAATCGGTCTTTTGACTCTGATAAGCAGAAACGAGGCGCAGCAGAAACAGCTCATCAAAGTTGATGGCAACGAGGACATCCTGATGAAACTGACTCAAGCAATGGTGACAATGGACAGGACTTTCAATATAGTTGAACCGTAA
- a CDS encoding putative immunity protein, which translates to MPRLRRMLSDWNALYVKSLMKQIETQSKTTLIKWVTDYSERILLPLWLKYYPSDLRPKFAINAARQWLSGEIKLPQAKKKILRCHEAARDAQNSPAAQAAARAIAQSASTIHAARHCIGLALYGALAVAYDTLGIEAHWEHLELCAAMECGRMLNALRTISVEDEPNPAKLEWNC; encoded by the coding sequence ATGCCAAGATTGAGAAGGATGCTTAGCGACTGGAATGCTCTCTATGTTAAGTCACTTATGAAACAGATTGAAACTCAGAGCAAGACAACGCTCATAAAATGGGTCACAGATTATTCTGAGCGCATTCTATTACCGCTTTGGCTCAAGTACTATCCGAGTGACTTACGTCCGAAATTTGCGATAAATGCCGCTCGGCAGTGGCTATCCGGAGAAATAAAACTGCCGCAGGCAAAGAAGAAAATTCTTCGGTGCCATGAAGCAGCAAGAGATGCTCAAAACAGTCCAGCGGCGCAAGCCGCAGCAAGAGCCATAGCTCAGAGCGCATCAACTATACATGCGGCAAGACACTGCATAGGGCTCGCACTTTATGGAGCGCTAGCCGTCGCTTATGACACACTCGGAATAGAGGCTCACTGGGAGCATTTGGAACTATGCGCCGCCATGGAGTGCGGAAGAATGCTTAACGCACTGCGTACCATTTCGGTCGAAGACGAGCCAAATCCTGCAAAGCTTGAATGGAACTGTTGA
- a CDS encoding iron chaperone has protein sequence MWQCPKCGREFEKENQRHSCGIPQKTIDAYIEAQPESFQLLLHQVRDTLRATLPDAEERISWRMPTYWRNHNIIHFAAFKNHIGLYPGDKAVSHFADRLTQYKTSKGAVQFPYSKPLPLELIAEIAKWCYETGNHH, from the coding sequence TTGTGGCAGTGTCCGAAATGTGGTCGTGAATTCGAGAAAGAGAACCAGAGACATTCATGTGGTATTCCCCAGAAAACGATTGACGCGTACATTGAAGCTCAACCTGAGAGCTTTCAGCTGCTCCTGCACCAAGTACGGGATACACTCCGTGCAACGCTACCAGATGCAGAGGAACGAATTTCCTGGAGAATGCCGACTTACTGGAGAAATCACAATATCATCCACTTCGCAGCCTTCAAGAACCACATCGGACTTTATCCAGGTGACAAAGCCGTTTCGCATTTTGCCGACCGGCTGACACAATATAAAACAAGCAAGGGTGCGGTTCAATTTCCATATAGCAAGCCACTCCCACTGGAGCTGATCGCAGAAATTGCCAAATGGTGTTATGAAACTGGTAATCATCACTAA
- a CDS encoding HD-GYP domain-containing protein, with translation MRGFDELRYIRPTLVIFIFLVTILLMMLPYHVFQNEAISYTQEIYSGIFETSVENLGSALSLGYFQWNAMYDAVLSKDDLFIEEMLQEIQNEFPAVKSARLVSRPPEIPAKDVYKLATIEQEVYLYFNVYDSHMDNEISDAVVIVSIDKNVLLSEMSLDDRITFSPGGSKSFAYGLRTEIKGYDLTKWMILHSVAAGIVGVLFMMEALALGLSRYYEMSGLQEIMYLWEMEDSYTAFHSKNVAKIAEFLGKSLGLRRKKVMELVNGAKLHDIGKMGISPNILRKHGPLDEIEKEVIHNHPQHGKEVLQHFKYLERFIPYAYLHHEREDGSGYPQGLKGDEIPLEAKILAVADVFEALTADRPYRTAYSFGQAVDMMTEMPLDQDIVSELISILPELENELCGRNPRKCGIIRSQS, from the coding sequence ATGAGAGGATTTGATGAACTCCGGTACATCAGACCTACTTTAGTCATATTCATCTTTCTAGTAACGATTCTTCTAATGATGCTACCGTACCATGTCTTTCAGAATGAAGCTATCAGCTATACTCAGGAGATCTATTCGGGAATCTTTGAGACATCTGTCGAAAATCTGGGATCCGCTTTGTCTTTGGGATATTTCCAATGGAATGCCATGTACGATGCCGTTTTGTCGAAAGACGACTTATTCATCGAAGAGATGCTCCAGGAGATCCAAAATGAGTTTCCAGCAGTGAAGTCGGCCAGGCTAGTAAGCAGACCGCCAGAGATACCGGCTAAAGACGTCTACAAACTAGCAACCATAGAGCAGGAGGTCTATCTCTACTTCAACGTTTACGACAGTCATATGGATAATGAGATCTCAGATGCAGTAGTGATTGTTAGTATTGACAAGAATGTTCTGCTTTCGGAGATGAGTTTGGATGATAGAATTACCTTCTCTCCGGGCGGATCGAAGAGTTTCGCCTACGGCCTGAGAACCGAAATAAAAGGATATGACCTTACTAAGTGGATGATTCTGCATTCCGTGGCGGCTGGGATAGTTGGTGTCTTGTTCATGATGGAAGCGCTGGCGCTCGGTCTGTCTAGATACTATGAGATGAGTGGTCTTCAGGAAATTATGTATTTGTGGGAGATGGAAGATTCCTACACAGCCTTTCACTCCAAAAATGTGGCAAAAATTGCTGAGTTTTTGGGCAAGAGTCTTGGATTGAGAAGAAAGAAAGTCATGGAGCTTGTGAACGGAGCAAAACTTCATGATATTGGTAAGATGGGTATTTCACCAAACATACTGAGAAAGCATGGCCCTCTCGATGAAATTGAAAAGGAGGTAATACACAATCACCCTCAACACGGTAAAGAGGTTCTTCAACATTTCAAATACCTCGAGAGATTCATTCCTTACGCCTATCTACACCACGAAAGAGAAGACGGTTCTGGCTATCCCCAGGGCCTAAAGGGAGATGAGATACCGCTCGAAGCAAAGATCTTGGCCGTAGCTGATGTGTTTGAAGCTCTCACAGCGGATAGGCCCTACAGGACTGCTTACTCTTTTGGTCAAGCGGTGGACATGATGACAGAAATGCCTCTCGATCAAGATATAGTATCCGAACTGATAAGTATTCTTCCGGAACTCGAGAACGAGCTTTGCGGGAGGAATCCGCGTAAGTGCGGGATCATTAGAAGTCAAAGTTGA
- a CDS encoding MBL fold metallo-hydrolase — MTLTPLGGGREIGANSYLLSLDGKNILIDAGRHPVKEGFESLPEIDKIDDLDVIMISHSHYDHLSSLPYISQRWPNAPILMAQENKGLSLRILQNSVEVMKKKNAKDGVEPILYNHGEVNELKRRIYPMEYFQRYSIDDVVDVALYPAGHVMGAASIYLEHKGRRILYSGDISLSQQLTIPPAQLPKKVETLISEGTYGAKENQLHTRYSEIERLSKSVKRVLENGGRVLLPVFALGRGQETIYMLLRLMQKNKIPSVPIYTNGMVASLSNLYMSNYERISDKDRKWFMQNFQKNVTVAPKSIERLLFSKDPALLVFSAGMLVEETLSYIFAKQMLPNSKDGIFFMGYQSPESDGYRVLQSIKNGDDKIALGEEIVEIGTKNIDIFNFSGHADYQELLDLPRKLQPEKLIYVHGDEGALENLAEELQYEFEIQIPSNLQTVEL, encoded by the coding sequence ATGACACTAACGCCGCTTGGTGGCGGCCGCGAGATAGGCGCAAACTCCTATCTCCTTAGTCTGGACGGAAAGAATATTTTAATCGATGCAGGAAGACACCCAGTAAAGGAAGGTTTTGAGTCGCTACCGGAAATTGACAAAATAGACGATCTAGATGTGATAATGATCTCCCACTCTCACTATGACCATCTCTCTTCTTTGCCATACATATCTCAAAGATGGCCAAATGCCCCCATCCTGATGGCTCAAGAAAACAAGGGTCTGTCACTTAGAATACTTCAGAACTCCGTTGAGGTAATGAAGAAGAAAAACGCTAAGGACGGTGTAGAGCCGATACTCTACAATCACGGCGAGGTCAATGAGCTGAAAAGAAGAATATATCCCATGGAGTACTTCCAGAGATATTCAATAGACGACGTAGTGGATGTGGCGCTCTATCCGGCGGGACATGTGATGGGCGCAGCTTCAATTTACCTGGAGCACAAAGGACGACGAATCCTCTACTCAGGAGATATTTCGCTTTCGCAGCAGCTCACAATTCCGCCGGCTCAGCTTCCCAAAAAGGTTGAAACGCTTATATCCGAGGGAACATATGGGGCTAAGGAAAACCAACTACATACAAGATACAGCGAAATAGAGCGTCTAAGCAAATCGGTGAAACGTGTTCTAGAGAATGGCGGACGGGTTTTGCTACCGGTATTTGCTCTTGGAAGAGGACAGGAGACAATATACATGCTCCTCAGGCTAATGCAGAAGAACAAGATCCCCTCCGTTCCAATATATACAAATGGTATGGTTGCCTCTCTGAGCAATCTCTACATGAGCAATTACGAACGAATAAGCGATAAAGACAGAAAGTGGTTCATGCAGAACTTCCAGAAAAATGTTACGGTAGCACCCAAGAGTATCGAGAGGCTCCTCTTCTCGAAAGATCCGGCTCTCCTGGTCTTTTCAGCTGGAATGCTCGTCGAAGAAACGCTCTCTTACATCTTCGCGAAGCAGATGCTCCCCAACAGCAAGGATGGCATCTTCTTCATGGGTTATCAGAGTCCAGAATCAGATGGCTATAGAGTGCTTCAATCAATCAAGAATGGTGATGATAAAATCGCTCTGGGAGAAGAAATCGTAGAAATTGGGACAAAGAATATAGATATCTTCAATTTCTCGGGCCATGCCGATTACCAGGAACTGCTTGATCTCCCCAGAAAGCTCCAACCAGAGAAACTTATCTATGTTCACGGTGACGAGGGAGCACTTGAAAACCTCGCCGAAGAACTGCAGTATGAGTTCGAGATTCAGATACCATCGAATCTTCAGACAGTCGAGCTTTAA
- a CDS encoding sodium:glutamate symporter yields MSKRGDFMEQDWTIILDFAYLSILIGVASVLKRIITPLSKVLIPNAVIAGFLGILFGPEVLKIIPFSYDRLGNLVYHLMAIGFIAIALKRTRRSTTKSSVNTGFLISMSYALQGLVGFVVGIALVGLFFKDLFPPFGLLLALGFAQGPGQAYSLGSQWEALGFTGGGAVGLSVSTLGFLWAAFGGIVMLNTMVYRKRQIGIQIEKPTVRKRIEATIRDFEFSDIDGFTIQILAVGIVYLVTYLFLKWFTGLIGGLGTFGETFAQVLWGFHFVIGVLFAMGFRVIYEKIRKSEKYKTEYMNDFLLQRIGGGVFDFMVAASIAGISFSVIQEYIWPVIILTSVGGLFIAGYTIWFGKRIYEKAPLEHIVTFFGMHTGTLSTGMALLREVDPTFETGTAEDMVFGSGLALFLGIPMLILLNIPILGYRTGQPIYYLYFILGLAVYIGAMYFFWFRKAKIRSREKKSQSVNSR; encoded by the coding sequence TTGTCGAAAAGGGGTGATTTCATGGAACAAGACTGGACAATAATACTCGACTTCGCTTACCTTTCCATCCTGATAGGTGTAGCTTCTGTTCTGAAGAGAATCATCACTCCCCTCAGCAAGGTTCTTATTCCAAATGCCGTTATTGCCGGATTTCTTGGAATACTTTTCGGTCCGGAGGTTCTGAAGATAATTCCCTTCTCATACGATAGACTTGGAAACCTTGTCTATCACTTGATGGCAATAGGTTTCATTGCAATTGCGCTTAAGAGAACGAGGCGCTCGACTACAAAATCGTCTGTCAATACCGGGTTCCTTATAAGCATGTCATACGCTCTTCAGGGTCTCGTGGGGTTTGTCGTTGGTATCGCACTTGTGGGATTGTTCTTCAAAGATCTCTTTCCACCTTTCGGCCTTCTCTTGGCGCTCGGATTTGCTCAGGGTCCCGGTCAGGCCTATTCGCTGGGCAGCCAGTGGGAAGCGTTGGGCTTTACCGGAGGGGGTGCCGTGGGCCTTAGTGTTTCAACATTAGGCTTTCTCTGGGCGGCCTTTGGCGGAATAGTGATGTTGAACACAATGGTGTATAGAAAGCGACAGATCGGTATCCAGATCGAGAAACCGACCGTCAGGAAGAGAATCGAGGCGACTATCAGGGACTTCGAATTCTCGGATATAGACGGCTTCACGATTCAGATTTTGGCAGTTGGAATTGTTTATCTTGTCACTTACCTTTTTCTGAAGTGGTTCACGGGTCTGATTGGAGGGCTCGGAACCTTTGGCGAAACCTTTGCCCAAGTTTTGTGGGGCTTCCACTTTGTGATTGGTGTTCTCTTTGCAATGGGTTTCAGAGTGATTTATGAGAAGATCAGAAAATCGGAAAAGTATAAAACGGAATACATGAACGACTTCCTTCTTCAGCGTATTGGCGGGGGTGTGTTTGACTTCATGGTTGCCGCATCTATCGCGGGTATTTCGTTCTCGGTTATCCAGGAGTATATCTGGCCGGTAATAATTCTCACCTCCGTAGGAGGACTATTCATAGCGGGATATACTATTTGGTTTGGGAAGAGGATTTACGAGAAGGCCCCGCTGGAACACATAGTTACCTTCTTTGGCATGCACACAGGAACGCTTTCTACGGGTATGGCATTGCTCAGAGAAGTAGATCCAACCTTTGAGACCGGAACTGCCGAGGACATGGTTTTCGGAAGTGGCCTGGCATTATTCCTTGGCATTCCAATGCTCATACTGCTGAACATTCCGATTCTTGGTTACAGAACAGGCCAGCCAATATACTATCTTTACTTCATACTGGGTCTGGCTGTGTATATCGGAGCAATGTATTTCTTCTGGTTCAGAAAGGCAAAGATAAGAAGCAGAGAAAAGAAGAGTCAGAGCGTAAATAGCCGCTGA
- a CDS encoding LacI family DNA-binding transcriptional regulator, translated as MARKYATLKDISEKTGLAITTVSKALRNHPDISARTKKVVQEAAEEMGYIKNFSASQLKRNKSNTIGVVLSDSSNPFFAEFMAGLESEAFTQGYKLIRMNSEGEQEREEQAIKTLIQYRVDGLVIFPLQEEIRKYQKYGITRNGVLIGWSKEEGIIDCVYTEEFKGMYMATNHLIETGRREILFLDNFLYKTGYYGRRFEGYKKAIMDNGIEYKEENHLINANLEKQHRIYEGYAAIKEAIESGKKFDGLVCFNDLLAYGAIKALHEKKIRIPEDVGIVGYDDLEFSMMVYPSLSSVNYSKFNWGELALQTLLERLANPDFPLRKIIIDVELNIRESSLKK; from the coding sequence GTGGCAAGAAAGTACGCTACTCTGAAAGATATTTCCGAGAAAACCGGTCTCGCAATAACAACGGTTTCCAAAGCGTTGCGCAATCATCCGGATATTAGCGCAAGAACAAAGAAAGTCGTTCAGGAAGCAGCAGAGGAGATGGGTTACATTAAGAACTTCTCGGCTTCGCAACTGAAGAGAAACAAGAGCAACACAATTGGTGTTGTTCTGTCCGACAGCTCTAATCCCTTCTTCGCAGAATTCATGGCAGGTCTCGAGAGCGAAGCCTTCACTCAAGGCTACAAACTGATACGAATGAACTCTGAAGGAGAACAGGAGAGAGAAGAGCAAGCCATAAAGACCTTGATTCAGTATAGAGTTGACGGCCTCGTGATCTTCCCGCTTCAGGAAGAGATAAGGAAGTATCAGAAGTACGGAATTACAAGAAACGGAGTCCTTATTGGCTGGAGCAAAGAAGAAGGAATAATAGACTGTGTCTACACAGAAGAGTTCAAAGGAATGTACATGGCCACGAACCACCTGATAGAAACGGGAAGAAGAGAGATACTATTTCTGGATAACTTCCTGTACAAGACCGGTTATTACGGAAGACGTTTCGAAGGCTATAAGAAAGCAATAATGGATAACGGAATAGAATATAAAGAAGAGAATCACTTGATCAACGCCAATCTGGAAAAACAGCACAGAATCTATGAAGGCTATGCGGCAATTAAGGAAGCAATTGAGTCCGGCAAGAAATTCGATGGGCTTGTCTGCTTCAACGATCTCCTTGCCTATGGAGCGATAAAAGCTTTACACGAAAAGAAAATCCGAATTCCCGAAGATGTTGGAATTGTTGGCTATGACGACCTTGAATTCTCAATGATGGTCTACCCTTCTCTTTCCTCTGTGAATTACAGCAAGTTCAACTGGGGAGAATTGGCTCTCCAGACTCTTCTCGAAAGACTTGCAAACCCGGACTTTCCTCTACGAAAAATCATCATCGACGTGGAACTAAATATCCGTGAAAGCTCTTTGAAGAAATGA
- a CDS encoding ABC transporter permease, with amino-acid sequence MTKANERTEQSLFYKYRSQFGLVIMVSLVVLFFIITSPSVFLRADIYFSFLASVPTIGIMALGLTFILALGEIDLSFPSVMALSGFLFASVYASTGNFFFAILACIGSGILVGIVNGLIIAKVGVPSIVVTLGMQFLIRGLSNLLSNGTAIIVRVRGSLSHQFLVGKIGNVPLQSLWFLGIAVFLFFLLFRHKFGEHVLFVGDNVEAARMMGVNVDWVKIGAFSLMGALAAMAGIFDLYRMGTWWPTMGEGYLMMVMAAVFVGGTSMFGGEASIFGTFLGAFMIGALEAGIVAAGLKGFWTRFIIGLLIISAVVVHTLIRKRK; translated from the coding sequence ATGACCAAAGCTAATGAGAGAACAGAGCAAAGCCTTTTCTATAAATACAGATCTCAATTTGGACTTGTCATAATGGTCAGCCTGGTTGTCCTTTTCTTTATTATCACCAGCCCTTCCGTATTCCTGAGAGCAGACATCTACTTTTCATTTCTAGCTTCCGTCCCCACAATTGGAATAATGGCCCTTGGTCTCACTTTCATTCTTGCTCTAGGTGAGATCGACCTTTCTTTCCCGTCTGTCATGGCATTATCAGGATTCCTATTTGCGAGTGTCTATGCCAGCACAGGGAACTTCTTTTTCGCCATTCTCGCCTGTATAGGATCGGGGATACTGGTTGGAATCGTAAATGGACTGATTATTGCTAAAGTCGGTGTCCCATCAATCGTTGTTACTCTGGGAATGCAATTCCTTATAAGAGGGCTGAGCAATTTGCTCTCAAACGGAACGGCCATAATTGTGAGAGTAAGAGGTTCACTTTCTCATCAATTTCTTGTGGGCAAAATCGGCAACGTTCCCCTTCAATCGCTTTGGTTCTTAGGTATTGCAGTCTTTCTCTTCTTTTTGCTATTTAGGCACAAGTTCGGCGAACACGTACTCTTTGTCGGCGATAACGTTGAAGCTGCAAGGATGATGGGTGTAAATGTCGACTGGGTAAAGATCGGAGCCTTCTCGCTTATGGGCGCTTTGGCGGCAATGGCCGGGATTTTCGATCTGTACAGAATGGGAACATGGTGGCCCACCATGGGGGAAGGTTACCTAATGATGGTCATGGCTGCGGTTTTCGTGGGAGGCACTTCGATGTTCGGCGGAGAGGCCAGCATATTCGGCACCTTCCTTGGAGCTTTCATGATCGGAGCCCTCGAGGCAGGAATAGTCGCTGCAGGTCTCAAAGGTTTCTGGACACGTTTCATAATAGGTCTCCTGATCATTTCCGCCGTGGTCGTCCATACTCTTATTAGAAAGAGGAAGTAG
- a CDS encoding ATP-binding cassette domain-containing protein: MSENIIEMKNIHKSFGGVQALRGIDFHVGPNEVVGVLGDNGAGKSTLIKIISGVHTFDSGEMYIKGKKIHPRHHCVKLAHRFGIETVYQEKALGEKQQLWRNIFLGRQITNRLGFIRVKEEIKETNKIMREMMRFRGIGAGAESYIRTLSGGERQGVAISRAMYFDSDLVILDEPTMALSLQEVKKVLNFILAVKERGKSCVYISHNIANVYPVSDRFVVIDRGEVVCEYYRRDISLEKLNEELIEFTKSKIK; encoded by the coding sequence TTGAGCGAGAACATTATTGAAATGAAAAACATTCATAAATCCTTCGGTGGGGTTCAGGCTTTGAGGGGAATAGACTTTCACGTCGGCCCCAACGAAGTGGTAGGTGTCCTCGGTGACAATGGGGCTGGCAAGTCAACATTGATTAAGATTATTTCGGGAGTCCATACCTTTGACTCGGGTGAAATGTACATAAAGGGTAAGAAGATTCATCCCAGGCATCACTGTGTGAAATTAGCGCATAGATTCGGAATCGAGACCGTCTATCAGGAAAAGGCTCTTGGAGAGAAACAGCAGCTCTGGAGAAACATCTTTCTGGGACGGCAGATAACCAACAGACTCGGCTTCATAAGAGTTAAGGAAGAAATCAAAGAAACTAACAAGATAATGAGAGAGATGATGAGATTTAGAGGAATCGGGGCTGGAGCAGAATCATACATAAGAACGCTTTCCGGCGGAGAGCGACAGGGTGTTGCCATTTCGAGAGCGATGTATTTTGACTCGGACTTGGTAATACTTGACGAGCCAACAATGGCACTGTCGCTTCAGGAAGTCAAAAAGGTGCTCAACTTCATCCTGGCAGTGAAAGAGAGAGGCAAGTCGTGTGTTTATATCTCACACAATATCGCAAACGTCTACCCTGTATCCGATAGATTCGTCGTCATAGATAGAGGTGAAGTCGTTTGTGAATACTACAGAAGAGACATCTCGCTGGAGAAGCTCAACGAAGAGCTAATCGAATTCACCAAGTCGAAAATCAAGTAG
- a CDS encoding substrate-binding domain-containing protein: MSKRLGFVLVLLFMVLAIPSALMAQDDDPVVIYFFPGGSPGGTFATVVYNGAVHAAEILGDRVEMHYLWSEWSPQIMVTQLEQAIAANPDGIAIMGHPGDDAYRPFVEEAVAKGIIVTSQNATLPGLQAEFASQGFGYVGQELYASGWTLGQGILQRANVKPGDHALVWGLKSQPTRGQRTQGAIDALENGGLIVDYIEISAEVDKDAANGIPVIVGYLQANPNCKVVVTDHGNLTSAQQAYFESAGYGPDEIYGAGFDLSPATVESIKSGYTDLVLDQQPFLQGFLPVMQIYLTKKFGFSGLHIDTGGGLIGPDNIDFIAPLAEKGIR, encoded by the coding sequence ATGTCGAAAAGACTTGGATTCGTTCTGGTACTTCTGTTTATGGTTCTCGCGATTCCGTCAGCACTGATGGCTCAGGATGACGACCCAGTTGTCATTTACTTCTTCCCTGGAGGCAGTCCGGGTGGTACATTTGCTACTGTGGTCTACAACGGAGCCGTTCATGCGGCTGAAATTCTGGGCGACAGAGTTGAGATGCACTATCTGTGGTCAGAATGGAGTCCTCAGATAATGGTTACCCAACTCGAACAGGCCATAGCTGCAAATCCAGACGGTATTGCAATAATGGGGCACCCTGGCGATGACGCTTATAGACCCTTCGTCGAAGAAGCGGTTGCGAAAGGAATTATCGTAACAAGCCAGAATGCAACCTTGCCCGGGCTCCAGGCGGAATTCGCAAGCCAAGGATTCGGCTATGTGGGCCAGGAACTTTACGCCTCCGGCTGGACGTTGGGTCAAGGCATTCTGCAAAGAGCAAATGTAAAACCAGGTGACCATGCACTCGTCTGGGGCCTCAAGTCCCAGCCAACAAGAGGGCAGAGAACCCAGGGAGCCATTGATGCTCTTGAGAACGGCGGCCTCATTGTGGACTATATCGAGATATCTGCTGAGGTCGACAAAGATGCGGCCAACGGAATTCCTGTAATAGTGGGGTACTTGCAGGCCAATCCCAATTGCAAGGTTGTGGTGACCGATCACGGGAACCTCACATCCGCGCAGCAAGCATATTTTGAGTCTGCAGGCTATGGTCCCGATGAAATCTACGGAGCCGGCTTCGATCTCTCACCGGCAACTGTCGAGAGTATCAAGTCGGGCTACACGGACCTCGTTCTTGACCAACAGCCATTCCTGCAGGGCTTCCTGCCGGTGATGCAGATCTATTTGACAAAGAAATTCGGATTCTCTGGACTCCACATCGACACAGGAGGCGGCTTGATAGGTCCTGACAACATCGACTTCATAGCGCCACTGGCAGAGAAGGGAATCAGATAA